The following coding sequences are from one Rathayibacter sp. VKM Ac-2760 window:
- a CDS encoding BCCT family transporter has product MPEQKTTEKTAQPLARWVFWPAAGLTLSIAAFAILAPDVATAVFASLQTTVVNTFSWYYVLIAAVFVAFAIWMGVSRFGDIKLGADDDEPEFSMLSWISLLFAAGMGIGLVFYGVAEPLTHFATPRPGVTGTPTELAQSAISQTYLHWGVHAWSIYVVVGLALAYAIHRRKRPVSIRWALEPLLGRRVRGGWGNAIDVVALVGTMFGVATSLGLGVTQISAGLESSGIVDSSLTVQIVVIAIVTALTVFSLVSGVGKGMKWLSTGNLLLAAALLVFVLVAGPTQFLLREFVQSLGNYLQNFIGLTFTVSAYAGQEGEAWQATWTTFYWGWWMSWAPFVGIFIARVSKGRTVREFVGGVLLVPTIMTFLWFSVLGGTALYRELYGDGGLVGADGSVSTDAALFSMLQGLPAGSVLTVGAIILIGIFFVTSADSGALVMSMIATGGDAEPRNRTRIFFALATALLALSLLIAGGLDALQTAAILSALPFSVVMILMCIATVIAFRREIRAYDRARRAAFVGDIGSFYGLEVEEPAEREPAHPLKRLAQRLRPGAVRRE; this is encoded by the coding sequence ATGCCCGAGCAGAAGACCACCGAGAAGACGGCGCAGCCGCTCGCCCGCTGGGTGTTCTGGCCCGCCGCGGGCCTCACCCTGTCCATCGCCGCGTTCGCGATCCTCGCCCCCGATGTCGCGACCGCGGTCTTCGCCTCGCTGCAGACCACGGTCGTGAACACCTTCAGCTGGTACTACGTGCTGATCGCCGCGGTCTTCGTCGCCTTCGCGATCTGGATGGGCGTCAGCCGCTTCGGCGACATCAAGCTCGGCGCCGACGACGACGAGCCGGAGTTCTCGATGCTCTCCTGGATCTCGCTGCTCTTCGCGGCCGGGATGGGCATCGGCCTCGTCTTCTACGGCGTCGCGGAGCCGCTCACCCACTTCGCCACCCCGCGCCCCGGCGTCACCGGCACGCCGACGGAGCTCGCGCAGAGCGCGATCTCGCAGACCTACCTGCACTGGGGCGTGCACGCCTGGTCGATCTACGTGGTGGTCGGGCTCGCCCTCGCCTACGCGATCCACCGGCGGAAGCGCCCGGTGTCGATCCGGTGGGCGCTCGAGCCGCTGCTGGGCCGGCGCGTGCGCGGCGGCTGGGGCAACGCGATCGACGTCGTCGCCCTCGTGGGCACGATGTTCGGAGTCGCGACCTCGCTCGGTCTCGGCGTGACGCAGATCTCGGCGGGCCTGGAGTCGAGCGGCATCGTCGACTCCTCGCTCACGGTGCAGATCGTCGTGATCGCGATCGTGACCGCCCTCACCGTGTTCTCGCTCGTCTCGGGCGTGGGCAAGGGGATGAAGTGGCTGTCGACCGGCAACCTGCTGCTCGCCGCGGCGCTCCTGGTGTTCGTGCTCGTCGCGGGGCCGACCCAGTTCCTGCTGCGCGAGTTCGTGCAGTCGCTCGGCAACTACCTGCAGAACTTCATCGGCCTCACCTTCACGGTCAGCGCCTACGCCGGCCAGGAGGGCGAGGCCTGGCAGGCGACCTGGACGACGTTCTACTGGGGCTGGTGGATGTCGTGGGCGCCGTTCGTCGGCATCTTCATCGCCCGGGTGTCGAAGGGCCGCACGGTCCGCGAGTTCGTCGGCGGGGTGCTCCTGGTGCCGACGATCATGACGTTCCTCTGGTTCAGCGTGCTCGGCGGCACCGCCCTCTACCGCGAGCTCTACGGCGACGGCGGGCTCGTCGGCGCCGACGGCTCGGTCAGCACCGACGCGGCGCTCTTCTCGATGCTGCAGGGCCTGCCAGCGGGCTCGGTGCTCACGGTCGGCGCGATCATCCTGATCGGCATCTTCTTCGTCACCTCCGCCGACTCCGGCGCCCTGGTGATGTCGATGATCGCCACCGGCGGCGACGCGGAGCCGCGCAACCGCACCCGCATCTTCTTCGCGCTCGCGACGGCGCTGCTCGCGCTCTCGCTGCTGATCGCGGGCGGGCTCGACGCGCTGCAGACGGCCGCGATCCTCTCGGCGCTGCCGTTCAGCGTGGTGATGATCCTGATGTGCATCGCGACGGTGATCGCGTTCCGGCGGGAGATCCGCGCGTACGACCGCGCGCGCCGCGCCGCCTTCGTCGGCGACATCGGGTCGTTCTACGGGCTGGAAGTGGAGGAGCCGGCCGAGCGCGAGCCGGCGCACCCGCTGAAGCGGCTGGCGCAGCGACTGCGGCCGGGGGCGGTGCGGCGGGAGTAG
- a CDS encoding LLM class F420-dependent oxidoreductase — MQFRVFTEPQQGASYEELLAVAQATQALGFDGFFRSDHYLRMGDGDPGPGPTDAWTTLAGLARETERIALGTLVSSVTYRPPGILAIQVAQVDAMSGGRVELGLGTGWFEEEHAAYGIDFPPRRFDLLEEQLEIVTGLWSTPVGERYSFAGEHYTLTDSPALPKPARLPVPVIVGGGGQKRTPRLAARFASEFNLPFAEFDAIPGAFERVDEACRAIGREPSSLVHSVALIAVGGADEAEFTRRAAAIGREPAELREHGIAGGVDETVDRLESLRAAGAERVYLQFMDLRDLDHLDHFAREVLPRLSS; from the coding sequence GTGCAGTTCAGAGTCTTCACCGAACCCCAGCAGGGCGCCAGCTACGAGGAGCTCCTCGCGGTCGCGCAGGCCACGCAAGCCCTCGGCTTCGACGGCTTCTTCCGCTCCGACCACTACCTCCGGATGGGTGACGGCGACCCCGGCCCCGGCCCGACCGACGCGTGGACGACCCTCGCGGGCCTCGCGCGCGAGACGGAGCGGATCGCGCTCGGCACCCTGGTCTCCTCCGTCACCTACCGCCCGCCGGGGATCCTCGCGATCCAGGTCGCGCAGGTCGACGCGATGTCGGGCGGGCGCGTGGAGCTCGGCCTCGGCACCGGCTGGTTCGAGGAGGAGCACGCCGCCTACGGCATCGACTTCCCGCCGCGCCGCTTCGACCTGCTCGAGGAGCAGCTCGAGATCGTCACCGGCCTCTGGTCGACCCCGGTCGGCGAGCGCTACTCCTTCGCCGGCGAGCACTACACGCTGACCGATTCGCCGGCGCTGCCGAAGCCCGCGCGACTGCCGGTGCCGGTGATCGTCGGCGGAGGCGGGCAGAAGCGCACCCCGCGCCTCGCGGCCCGCTTCGCCAGCGAGTTCAACCTGCCGTTCGCGGAGTTCGACGCGATCCCCGGCGCGTTCGAGCGCGTCGACGAGGCGTGCCGGGCGATCGGCCGCGAGCCGTCCTCGCTCGTGCACTCGGTCGCGCTGATCGCGGTCGGCGGAGCGGACGAGGCGGAGTTCACCCGCCGCGCCGCCGCCATCGGCCGCGAGCCGGCCGAGCTGCGCGAGCACGGCATCGCCGGCGGCGTCGACGAGACCGTCGACCGCCTCGAGTCCCTCCGCGCGGCCGGCGCCGAGCGCGTCTACCTCCAGTTCATGGACCTGCGCGACCTCGACCACCTCGACCACTTCGCCCGCGAGGTCCTGCCCCGCCTGTCGTCCTGA
- the clpS gene encoding ATP-dependent Clp protease adapter ClpS, with amino-acid sequence MVDTIERADERLDTRSAAEVPWIVLVWDDPVNLMSYVSYVFRSYFGFGRAEAERLMLQVHTEGRAVVATGNREEMERHVEAMHGYGLWATLQKADA; translated from the coding sequence ATGGTGGACACGATCGAGCGCGCCGACGAGCGGCTGGACACCCGCTCGGCCGCCGAGGTGCCGTGGATCGTCCTCGTCTGGGACGACCCGGTGAACCTGATGTCGTACGTCTCCTACGTCTTCCGCAGCTACTTCGGCTTCGGCCGCGCCGAGGCCGAGCGCCTGATGCTGCAGGTGCACACGGAGGGGCGCGCCGTGGTCGCGACCGGCAACCGCGAGGAGATGGAGCGGCACGTGGAGGCGATGCACGGCTACGGCCTGTGGGCGACGCTGCAGAAGGCCGACGCGTGA
- a CDS encoding DUF2017 family protein — protein sequence MRAFRRDSSGAAVARFDREEAGILRHLAGEMLELLDRGTAEEARNDPALARLLPDAYRDDADAAAEFRRFTAPDLAGRKMDDARAITAALDAGEGTGHDRVFAGLGEVTVRLEPPQALSWLRGLTDMRLALAARLGIVDTDDVEPADETGQAIRAVYDWLGSVQDGLVRAIDV from the coding sequence ATGCGCGCCTTCCGCCGCGACTCCTCCGGTGCCGCCGTCGCCCGCTTCGACCGCGAGGAGGCGGGCATCCTCCGTCACCTCGCCGGCGAGATGCTCGAGCTGCTCGACCGCGGCACCGCGGAGGAGGCGCGCAACGATCCCGCCCTCGCCCGCCTGCTCCCGGACGCCTACCGCGACGACGCCGACGCCGCCGCGGAGTTCCGCCGCTTCACCGCCCCCGATCTGGCCGGCCGCAAGATGGACGACGCCCGCGCGATCACCGCCGCGCTCGACGCCGGCGAGGGCACCGGCCACGACCGCGTCTTCGCCGGTCTCGGCGAGGTGACCGTCCGGCTCGAGCCGCCGCAGGCGCTGTCCTGGCTCCGCGGCCTCACCGACATGCGCCTCGCCCTCGCCGCCCGGCTCGGCATCGTCGACACCGACGACGTCGAGCCGGCGGACGAGACGGGTCAGGCGATCCGCGCCGTCTACGACTGGCTCGGCAGCGTCCAGGACGGCCTCGTCCGCGCGATCGACGTGTGA
- a CDS encoding DUF1206 domain-containing protein, which produces MNTPSGTQAKRAADDAQDSTAVRTLARGGYAANGLVHVLIGVIALQIATGGQGEADQTGALSSLAAQPGGVVVLWVCAIGLFGLALWGALEAFLVVSGDSAASRWGSRLKEAAKAVVYLALGITTLRFALGGSSDSSETSESASAQVLAAPGGVVLLVIAGLAILAVGAVFVYRGASKKFLKNVAQPGGTAGRVVTGLGIAGYVAKGVVLGVLGVLVIIAAVTHDPEQAGGLDEALKTLTELPFGVVLLGVVAVGLIAYGAFCFARARWPKL; this is translated from the coding sequence GTGAACACTCCCTCAGGAACCCAGGCCAAGCGCGCAGCCGACGACGCGCAGGACTCGACCGCGGTGCGCACCCTCGCCCGCGGGGGCTACGCCGCGAACGGCCTCGTCCACGTCCTCATCGGCGTCATCGCCCTGCAGATCGCGACCGGCGGCCAGGGCGAGGCCGACCAGACCGGAGCGCTCAGCTCGCTCGCCGCGCAGCCCGGGGGAGTGGTCGTGCTCTGGGTCTGCGCGATCGGGCTCTTCGGGCTCGCGCTGTGGGGTGCGCTCGAGGCGTTCCTCGTGGTGAGCGGCGACAGCGCCGCGTCCCGCTGGGGCAGCCGGCTCAAGGAGGCGGCGAAGGCCGTCGTCTATCTCGCGCTCGGCATCACGACCCTGCGCTTCGCGCTGGGCGGCAGCTCCGACTCGTCCGAGACGTCCGAGAGCGCGAGCGCGCAGGTCCTCGCCGCGCCCGGCGGAGTGGTGCTGCTCGTGATCGCCGGACTCGCGATCCTCGCGGTCGGCGCCGTGTTCGTCTACCGCGGCGCCTCGAAGAAGTTCCTGAAGAACGTCGCCCAGCCGGGCGGCACGGCCGGCCGCGTCGTCACCGGGCTCGGCATCGCGGGCTACGTCGCCAAGGGCGTCGTGCTCGGCGTGCTCGGGGTCCTGGTGATCATCGCCGCGGTCACGCACGATCCGGAGCAGGCGGGCGGCCTCGACGAGGCGCTGAAGACGCTGACCGAGCTGCCGTTCGGCGTGGTGCTGCTCGGCGTCGTCGCGGTCGGCCTGATCGCCTACGGCGCCTTCTGCTTCGCCCGCGCCCGCTGGCCCAAGCTCTGA
- a CDS encoding AAA family ATPase gives MQAGRTPQQDESSALAQYGVDLTAIAASGKLDPVIGRDAEIRRVSQVLTRRTKNNPVLIGEPGVGKTAVVEGLAQRIVAGDVADSLKGKRLVSLDLSALIAGAKYRGEFEERLKAVLAEINDSGGRIITFIDELHTLMGAGGGEGSVAAANMLKPMLARGELRMIGATTLDEYRQYIEKDAALERRFQQVFVGEPTVEDTVAILRGLKERYEAHHKVAIADSALIAAASLSNRYITARQLPDKAIDLIDEAASRLRMEIDSAPVEIDELRRSVDRLKLEELALKKEKDDASKARLEKLREDLARRGAQLAELQERWERERASLNRIGDLKNTLDALRIAAERAQREGNLERASRLLYGDIPAAERELAAAEQEEEPTEGRMVNEQVTSDDIAAVIAAWTGIPVGRLMQGETEKLLHLETELHRRLIGQNEAVSAVAGAVRRTRAGVSDPDRPTGSFLFLGPTGVGKTELAKALADFLFDDEKAMVRIDMSEYGEKFAVSRLVGAPPGYIGYEQGGQLTEAVRRRPYSVVLLDEIEKAHPEVFDVLLQVLDDGRLTDGQGRTVDFRNTILILTSNLGSQFLIDPSLTRPQKVEAVQQMVRQAFKPEFVNRLDDIVVFEALDRTELGEIVSLYVDRLSRRLAERRLDLAVTPAARGWLAERGYDPQYGARPLRRLMQQEIDDRLATALLDGSIRDGDVVLVDAGPDGLLVSAGLATP, from the coding sequence ATGCAGGCCGGTCGGACACCCCAGCAGGACGAGTCGTCCGCTCTCGCGCAGTACGGCGTCGATCTGACCGCGATCGCGGCGAGCGGCAAGCTCGACCCGGTCATCGGCCGGGACGCCGAGATCCGCCGGGTGAGCCAGGTGCTGACGCGCCGCACCAAGAACAACCCCGTGCTCATCGGCGAGCCGGGCGTCGGCAAGACGGCGGTCGTCGAGGGGCTCGCCCAGCGGATCGTCGCGGGCGACGTCGCCGACAGCCTCAAGGGCAAGCGCCTGGTCAGCCTCGACCTCTCCGCGCTGATCGCGGGCGCCAAGTACCGCGGAGAGTTCGAGGAGCGCCTCAAGGCCGTCCTCGCCGAGATCAACGACTCCGGCGGCCGCATCATCACCTTCATCGACGAGCTGCACACTCTGATGGGGGCGGGCGGCGGCGAGGGCTCGGTCGCGGCCGCGAACATGCTCAAGCCCATGCTGGCCCGCGGCGAGCTGCGGATGATCGGCGCCACGACGCTCGACGAGTACCGCCAGTACATCGAGAAGGACGCGGCCCTCGAGCGCCGCTTCCAGCAGGTGTTCGTCGGCGAGCCGACCGTCGAGGACACGGTCGCCATCCTCCGCGGGCTGAAGGAGCGCTACGAGGCGCACCACAAGGTCGCCATCGCCGACTCGGCGCTGATCGCCGCCGCCTCGCTGTCCAACCGCTACATCACCGCCCGGCAGCTGCCCGACAAGGCCATCGACCTCATCGACGAGGCCGCGTCGCGCCTGCGGATGGAGATCGACTCCGCGCCCGTCGAGATCGACGAGCTGCGCCGCTCCGTCGACCGGCTGAAGCTCGAGGAGCTGGCGCTGAAGAAGGAGAAGGACGACGCCTCGAAGGCGCGGCTGGAGAAGCTGCGCGAGGACCTCGCCCGCCGCGGCGCCCAGCTCGCCGAGCTGCAGGAGCGCTGGGAGCGCGAGCGCGCCTCCCTCAACCGCATCGGCGACCTCAAGAACACGCTCGACGCGCTGCGGATCGCGGCCGAGCGCGCCCAGCGCGAGGGCAACCTCGAGCGCGCGTCGCGCCTGCTCTACGGCGACATCCCGGCGGCCGAGCGCGAGCTCGCGGCGGCGGAGCAGGAGGAGGAGCCGACCGAGGGCCGCATGGTCAACGAGCAGGTCACCTCGGACGACATCGCCGCGGTCATCGCCGCCTGGACGGGGATCCCCGTCGGCCGGCTGATGCAGGGCGAGACCGAGAAGCTGCTGCACCTCGAGACCGAGCTGCACCGGCGCCTGATCGGCCAGAACGAGGCCGTCTCGGCCGTCGCCGGCGCCGTCCGCCGCACCCGCGCGGGCGTCTCCGACCCCGACCGGCCGACCGGCTCGTTCCTCTTCCTCGGGCCGACCGGCGTCGGCAAGACCGAGCTCGCGAAGGCGCTGGCCGACTTCCTGTTCGACGACGAGAAGGCGATGGTGCGCATCGACATGTCGGAGTACGGCGAGAAGTTCGCCGTGTCGCGGCTGGTCGGCGCCCCTCCCGGCTACATCGGCTACGAGCAGGGCGGCCAGCTCACGGAGGCGGTGCGCCGCCGGCCGTACTCGGTCGTGCTGCTCGACGAGATCGAGAAGGCGCACCCCGAGGTCTTCGACGTGCTGCTGCAGGTGCTCGACGACGGCCGGCTCACCGACGGCCAGGGGCGGACGGTCGACTTCCGCAACACGATCCTCATCCTCACCTCGAACCTCGGCTCGCAGTTCCTGATCGACCCGTCGCTGACCCGCCCGCAGAAGGTCGAGGCCGTGCAGCAGATGGTGCGGCAGGCGTTCAAGCCGGAGTTCGTCAACCGGCTCGACGACATCGTCGTGTTCGAGGCGCTCGACCGCACCGAGCTCGGCGAGATCGTCTCGCTCTACGTCGACCGGCTCTCGCGCCGGCTGGCGGAGCGGCGCCTCGACCTCGCGGTCACCCCCGCCGCTCGCGGCTGGCTGGCCGAGCGCGGCTACGACCCGCAGTACGGCGCCCGCCCGCTGCGCCGTCTGATGCAGCAGGAGATCGACGACCGCCTGGCGACGGCCCTCCTCGACGGCTCGATCCGCGACGGCGACGTGGTGCTCGTCGACGCGGGCCCCGACGGCCTGCTGGTCTCGGCAGGCCTCGCGACGCCGTAG
- a CDS encoding UPF0758 domain-containing protein — MDSPTRVPGARIADLAPEERPRERLRARGPEALTDAETLAVLIGSGVRGANATVVAQRLLARFGGIDAVSRAGVADLARQRGVGEVAACRIVASFELRRRMNRAGRAARVLDAAGLAELVLPLLAGRPSETVLAVALTASGAVRDVIALADGAPTHAELPVAEILAEVLARGATGVALAHSHAGAADVLPSDRDATRTLAEACAACGVRFVAHVVVGADGWREAPP, encoded by the coding sequence ATGGACTCCCCGACCCGCGTCCCCGGTGCGCGCATCGCCGACCTCGCGCCCGAGGAGCGGCCGCGCGAGCGGCTCCGCGCCCGGGGTCCCGAGGCGCTCACGGATGCGGAGACGCTCGCCGTCCTGATCGGCAGCGGGGTCCGCGGTGCCAACGCGACCGTCGTGGCGCAGCGGCTCCTGGCGCGCTTCGGCGGGATCGACGCGGTGTCGCGCGCGGGAGTGGCCGATCTCGCCCGCCAGCGCGGGGTCGGCGAGGTCGCCGCCTGCCGCATCGTCGCCTCCTTCGAGCTGCGCCGGAGGATGAACCGCGCCGGGCGGGCGGCGCGCGTCCTCGACGCGGCCGGCCTCGCCGAGCTGGTGCTGCCCCTCCTCGCCGGCCGCCCGAGCGAGACCGTCCTCGCGGTCGCGCTGACCGCCTCCGGAGCCGTGCGCGACGTCATCGCGCTCGCCGACGGAGCGCCCACCCACGCCGAGCTGCCGGTCGCCGAGATCCTCGCCGAGGTCCTGGCCCGCGGCGCCACCGGGGTCGCTCTCGCGCACAGCCACGCGGGCGCGGCGGACGTCCTCCCCTCCGACCGCGACGCCACGCGGACGCTCGCCGAGGCGTGCGCCGCCTGCGGGGTGCGCTTCGTCGCGCACGTCGTCGTCGGCGCGGACGGCTGGCGGGAGGCGCCGCCGTAG
- a CDS encoding zinc-dependent alcohol dehydrogenase family protein: MRATIIHGERDVRLEEVPDPVLSTGRDAIVRVTAACVCGSDLWPYRGVTPTKEAHRIGHEFVGVVEEIGDDVHDIAVGDFVIAPFYVCDGTCANCANGVSTSCLTGGWWGAEVGEQGFADGAQGEKVRVPLADGTLFRVGTDPDPALIPSLLTLADVMGTGHHAAVSAGVTAGSTVAVVGDGAVGLCAVLAAKRLGATTIIAMSRHESRQALATRFGATHIVDTRGDEGVARVRELTDGIGADCVLECVGTKESMQQALDSARPGGMVGYVGVPNGGPELPVRQMFGSNVGVNGGVAPVRGYMAELLPDVLSGAIEPGLVFDLELPLEEIAEAYAAMDERRAIKTLVRP, translated from the coding sequence ATGCGAGCAACGATCATCCACGGCGAGCGCGACGTCCGACTCGAGGAGGTGCCCGACCCCGTCCTCTCCACCGGTCGCGACGCGATCGTCCGGGTCACCGCCGCCTGCGTCTGCGGCTCGGACCTCTGGCCCTACCGCGGTGTCACCCCGACGAAGGAGGCGCACCGCATCGGCCACGAGTTCGTCGGCGTCGTCGAGGAGATCGGCGACGACGTGCACGACATCGCCGTCGGCGACTTCGTGATCGCCCCCTTCTACGTCTGCGACGGCACCTGCGCCAACTGCGCGAACGGCGTCTCGACCTCCTGCCTCACCGGCGGCTGGTGGGGCGCCGAGGTCGGCGAGCAGGGCTTCGCCGACGGCGCGCAGGGCGAGAAGGTCCGCGTGCCGCTCGCCGACGGCACGCTCTTCCGCGTCGGCACCGACCCGGACCCGGCGCTCATCCCGAGCCTGCTCACCCTCGCCGACGTGATGGGCACCGGCCACCACGCGGCGGTCTCGGCCGGGGTCACGGCCGGCTCGACGGTCGCGGTCGTCGGCGACGGAGCGGTCGGCCTCTGCGCCGTGCTCGCCGCCAAGCGCCTCGGCGCGACGACGATCATCGCGATGTCGCGGCACGAGTCCCGCCAGGCGCTCGCCACCCGCTTCGGCGCCACCCACATCGTGGACACCCGCGGCGACGAGGGCGTGGCCCGCGTCCGCGAGCTCACCGACGGCATCGGCGCGGACTGCGTCCTCGAGTGCGTCGGCACCAAGGAGTCGATGCAGCAGGCGCTCGACTCGGCCCGCCCCGGCGGCATGGTCGGCTACGTCGGCGTGCCCAACGGCGGCCCCGAGCTGCCGGTGCGCCAGATGTTCGGCTCGAACGTCGGCGTCAACGGCGGCGTCGCGCCCGTCCGCGGCTACATGGCGGAGCTCCTGCCGGACGTGCTCAGCGGCGCGATCGAGCCCGGCCTCGTCTTCGACCTGGAGCTGCCGCTCGAGGAGATCGCGGAGGCGTACGCCGCGATGGACGAGCGCCGCGCGATCAAGACCCTCGTGCGGCCGTAG
- a CDS encoding carboxylesterase family protein, producing MRIEIETPRGVVAGVAEGGVARFLGIPFAEAPVGDLRFRPPEPRAPFDGVVEADAFGATPQRGRPFEFTTIPEHSIPGDDTLTLNLFAPAERAGSLPVLVYLHGGGYVTGAASSDWHDGSAFARDGVIVVTAAYRLGVDGFGAIEGDANRGVRDWLAALEWVRESIGAFGGDHGRVTVAGQSAGGGAVLTLLGCARAQPLFARAVAISPTDRSVPIEEAEEQLAAFAHALGVAPTRAGLASLDQDGLFETVALTMMPGSGHAIVLAPVSGDELLPSPVAEATATIGLDKPLLIGATADEFDSPRLAREPGAPPRTTDRLFRRAVLQAARNRAVGPAPTWLYAFDWLSPETGGASHCLDLPFFFDHLDAEATTRVLGETPPAGLAAVMHRELVAFVRGEELPWAPARGVEGDAVRVYDVEPRTVPGHYDDVLPLVSDPRA from the coding sequence GTGCGCATCGAGATCGAGACGCCCCGCGGCGTCGTCGCCGGAGTCGCGGAGGGCGGCGTCGCCCGGTTCCTCGGCATCCCGTTCGCCGAGGCGCCGGTCGGCGACCTCCGGTTCCGGCCCCCCGAGCCGCGGGCGCCGTTCGACGGCGTCGTCGAGGCCGACGCGTTCGGGGCGACCCCGCAGCGCGGTCGCCCCTTCGAGTTCACGACCATCCCCGAGCACTCGATCCCGGGCGACGACACGCTGACGCTCAATCTCTTCGCCCCCGCCGAGCGGGCCGGCTCGCTCCCCGTCCTCGTCTACCTGCACGGCGGCGGCTATGTCACGGGAGCGGCGTCGAGCGACTGGCACGACGGCTCGGCGTTCGCGCGCGACGGCGTGATCGTCGTGACGGCCGCCTACCGGCTGGGCGTCGACGGCTTCGGCGCGATCGAGGGGGACGCGAACCGCGGAGTGCGCGACTGGCTGGCGGCGCTCGAGTGGGTCCGCGAGAGCATCGGCGCGTTCGGCGGCGACCACGGCCGGGTCACCGTCGCCGGGCAGTCCGCGGGCGGTGGGGCCGTGCTGACCCTGCTCGGCTGCGCCCGGGCGCAGCCGCTGTTCGCGCGCGCCGTCGCGATCTCGCCGACCGACCGCAGCGTCCCGATCGAGGAGGCGGAGGAGCAGCTCGCCGCCTTCGCGCACGCCCTCGGCGTCGCGCCGACCCGCGCCGGGCTCGCCTCGCTCGATCAGGACGGGCTCTTCGAGACCGTCGCCCTCACGATGATGCCCGGCTCGGGCCACGCGATCGTCCTCGCGCCGGTCTCGGGCGACGAGCTCCTCCCGAGCCCGGTCGCCGAGGCGACCGCGACGATCGGTCTCGACAAGCCGCTCCTGATCGGGGCGACCGCGGACGAGTTCGACAGCCCCCGTCTCGCCCGCGAGCCGGGGGCGCCGCCCCGCACGACCGACCGGCTCTTCCGCCGCGCGGTGCTGCAGGCGGCGCGGAACCGGGCGGTCGGACCGGCCCCGACCTGGCTCTACGCGTTCGACTGGCTCTCGCCGGAGACGGGCGGAGCATCGCACTGCCTCGACCTGCCGTTCTTCTTCGACCACCTCGACGCCGAGGCGACCACGCGCGTCCTGGGCGAGACCCCTCCCGCCGGACTCGCCGCGGTGATGCACCGCGAGCTGGTCGCCTTCGTCCGCGGCGAGGAGCTGCCCTGGGCGCCGGCGCGCGGCGTCGAAGGGGACGCGGTGCGCGTCTACGACGTCGAGCCGAGGACGGTGCCGGGCCACTACGACGACGTGCTGCCGCTCGTCTCGGACCCGCGGGCATGA
- a CDS encoding alpha/beta hydrolase fold domain-containing protein: MSASPHAAAPRFHPDLALGRLVPPIVLGPRLLRLATRRAATGGEAPPDLVVEDLVIPGPDGTTVPARSYRPRTLRGAAPALVWVHGGGMVLGSRFDDEASNIAFARTLGITVLSVGYRLAPAHPAPAALEDVLAAFHWLAEHADERGVDPERIALGGASAGAGLAAGATLLAHDRGGAQPAFQLLVYPMLDDRTVTRPAPRGVRVWTPGSNRFGWTAYLGVEPGSAGVSPYAAPARRDDLSGLPPAWIGVGTLDLFHDEDVRYAERLRAVGVPCELEIVEGAFHGFDAVFSRTPVAKRFWAAKAAALGRALAE; encoded by the coding sequence ATGAGCGCGTCGCCGCATGCGGCCGCACCGCGCTTCCACCCCGATCTCGCGCTCGGCCGCCTCGTCCCGCCGATCGTCCTCGGCCCGCGGCTGCTCCGCCTGGCGACCCGTCGCGCGGCAACCGGCGGGGAGGCACCGCCCGACCTCGTCGTCGAGGACCTCGTGATCCCGGGCCCGGACGGCACCACGGTCCCGGCGCGCAGCTACCGCCCGCGCACGCTCCGCGGAGCCGCGCCCGCGCTGGTCTGGGTGCACGGCGGCGGCATGGTGCTCGGCAGCCGCTTCGACGACGAGGCGTCGAACATCGCCTTCGCTCGCACCCTCGGCATCACCGTCCTCTCCGTCGGCTACCGGCTCGCACCCGCTCACCCGGCCCCGGCCGCCCTCGAGGACGTGCTGGCCGCGTTCCACTGGCTCGCCGAGCACGCCGACGAGCGCGGCGTCGATCCGGAGCGGATCGCGCTGGGCGGCGCGAGCGCGGGCGCCGGCCTGGCCGCCGGGGCGACCCTCCTCGCCCACGACCGCGGGGGAGCGCAGCCCGCCTTCCAGCTGCTGGTCTACCCGATGCTCGACGATCGCACCGTCACCCGTCCGGCGCCCCGCGGCGTCCGGGTCTGGACGCCGGGCAGCAACCGCTTCGGCTGGACGGCCTACCTCGGCGTCGAACCCGGCAGCGCAGGGGTGTCGCCGTACGCCGCGCCCGCCCGCCGCGACGACCTCTCGGGCCTCCCGCCGGCCTGGATCGGGGTCGGCACGCTCGATCTCTTCCACGACGAGGACGTCCGCTACGCCGAGCGCCTGCGCGCGGTCGGCGTGCCCTGCGAGCTCGAGATCGTCGAGGGCGCGTTCCACGGCTTCGACGCGGTCTTCTCCCGTACCCCGGTCGCGAAGCGGTTCTGGGCGGCGAAGGCGGCCGCCCTCGGGAGGGCTCTGGCGGAGTGA